From Anopheles coluzzii chromosome 3, AcolN3, whole genome shotgun sequence, the proteins below share one genomic window:
- the LOC125907580 gene encoding uncharacterized protein LOC125907580 encodes MEEQSTQNFIPQRVFADEDEVTNNGNHVAAAAILMKDKAAPTSSTQGASFDATSHQLELMALRAKIMEMEQRQTFTDGRLVHPEELKHLIPEFSDGLGINKWINTIRYNSELYGWQDRTMLLYAGSRLTGAASEWYNGFRNTLKTFDEFADTIKKAFPDRCNEAVIHSQLASVYKKISESYTSYVYRVNALGMSGHVSEEAIITYVIRGLSRDPLYDSLVTKDYRDIYDLIDNIKRYESHLLLRKNPERRSPSHINTISPRPIPPRQTTTEPLRCYNCSNHGHHSSQCTQPRRAPGSCFRCGSTSHVIRNCPVPDRRQLTVAAVQGNDNETAHLDSGENGNFVQLEAYQEL; translated from the exons atggaggaACAATCAACCCAGAATTTCATTCCTCAAAGAGTGTTTGCAGATGAAGACGAAGTGACGAACAATGGAAACCACGTTGCAGCAGCCGCCATCTTGATGAAAGACAAAGCTGCTCCGACATCTTCGACGCAAGGTGCTTCATTCGACGCAACTTCTCATCAATTGGAATTAATGGCGCTACGAGCAAAAATTATGGAAATGGAACAGCGGCAGACGTTTACGGATGGTCGATTGGTTCATCCCGAGGAGTTGAAACATTTGATACCGGAATTTTCTGACGGCCTCGGTATCAATAAGTGGATCAATACGATTCGCTACAATAGCGAATTATATGGATGGCAGGATCGCACGATGCTTTTATATGCAGGCAGTCGGTTGACTGGAGCAGCAAGCGAATGGTACAATGGCTTCCGTAACACTTTGAAGACATTCGACGAATTCGCTGACACAATTAAAAAGGCTTTTCCTGATCGCTGTAACGAAGCCGTTATTCATAGCCAATTAGCATCGGTCTACAAGAAAATTTCTGAGTCGTACACAAGCTATGTATACCGAGTAAATGCGCTGGGAATGTCAGGCCACGTGAGTGAGGAGGCTATCATAACTTATGTCATCAGAGGACTTTCTCGTGACCCTCTCTATGATAGCCTTGTGACCAAGGATTACCGCGATATTTACGACCTGATTGATAACATTAAGCGATATGAATCCCATCTTCTGTTGCGCAAAAACCCAGAACGCCGCAGCCCATCTCACATCAACACCATTTCCCCGAGACCGATTCCACCAAGACAAACGACGACAGAACCTCTTCGATGTTATAACTGCTCGAATCATGGACATCATTCATCGCAATGCACACAACCTCGCCGAGCTCCGGGTTCCTGTTTCCGATGTGGTAGCACATCACATGTCATTCGCAACTGTCCTGTCCCAGATAGACGTCAACTAACGGTTGCTGCGGTACAGGGCAACGACAATGAAACAGCGCATCTAGATTctggggaaaatggaaacttcGTTCAACTTGAGGCCTATCAGGAG CTCTAA